The proteins below come from a single Miscanthus floridulus cultivar M001 chromosome 1, ASM1932011v1, whole genome shotgun sequence genomic window:
- the LOC136535648 gene encoding probable plastid-lipid-associated protein 10, chloroplastic isoform X2 has product MALAAPSSLRRLPTTPPHVPPPPCASRLRSRPLREPRLCQRLVAAAAAAAPLASSPTTADTERRKHELLRAVQETRRGFAAGPDQRAAIEEAVVAVEERGAGEGTPLDLAALDGTWRLCYTSASDVLVLFEAAERLPPLQVGQIYQKFECKDRSDGGIVRNVVRWSIENLLEEQEGATLMVSAKFVVLSKRNIFLQFEEAAVENIKISEQLQALIAPAILPRSFLSLQILQFLKTFRAQVPVSGPESGRRRVPRQRDVCGDFVNLEICWSNPVLRRCS; this is encoded by the exons ATGGCGCTCGCCGCCCCTTCATCCCTCCGCCGCCTCCCGACCACACCACCGCATGTGCCGCCTCCGCCCTGTGCCTCCCGCCTCCGCTCGCGCCCTCTGCGGGAGCCCCGTCTCTGCCAGAgactcgtcgccgccgccgccgcggcggctcCACTCGCTTCCTCGCCCACCACC GCGGACACGGAGCGGAGGAAGCACGAACTGCTGCGCGCGGTTCAGGAAACGCGGCGCGGATTCGCGGCGGGGCCCGACCAACGCGCTGCCATCGAGGAGGCCGTC GTGGCCGTGGAGGAGCGCGGTGCCGGGGAGGGGACGCCGCTAGATCTCGCGGCGCTCGATGGCACCTGGAGGCTGTGTTACACATCGGCGTCAGACGTGCTTGTGCTGTTCGAGGCGGCCGAGAGGCTTCCACCCCTGCAG GTGGGGCAAATATACCAGAAATTTGAGTGCAAAGATCGATCAGATGGTGGAATTGTGAGGAACGTTGTAAGGTGGAGCATCGAGAACTTGCTGGAG GAGCAAGAAGGTGCAACACTGATGGTCTCTGCGAAGTTTGTTGTCCTGTCTAAACGCAATATCTTTCTTCAATTTGAGGAG GCCGCTGTTGAAAATATCAAGATTAGCGAGCAACTGCAGGCACTAATAGCTCCTGCTATACTTCCTCGGTCATTCTTGAGCCTTCAG ATATTGCAGTTCCTTAAAACCTTTCGAGCTCAAGTTCCTGTCAGTGGTCCTGAAAG tggtaggcgacgtgtCCCTCGACAACGAGacgtctgtggtgacttcgttAATCTCGAGATTTGCTGGTCCAACCCAGTTCTACGGAGGTGCTCATAG
- the LOC136535648 gene encoding probable plastid-lipid-associated protein 10, chloroplastic isoform X3 gives MALAAPSSLRRLPTTPPHVPPPPCASRLRSRPLREPRLCQRLVAAAAAAAPLASSPTTADTERRKHELLRAVQETRRGFAAGPDQRAAIEEAVVAVEERGAGEGTPLDLAALDGTWRLCYTSASDVLVLFEAAERLPPLQEQEGATLMVSAKFVVLSKRNIFLQFEEAAVENIKISEQLQALIAPAILPRSFLSLQILQFLKTFRAQVPVSGPERRSPGGLYYLSYLDRDMLLGRSVGGGGVFVFTKAQPLT, from the exons ATGGCGCTCGCCGCCCCTTCATCCCTCCGCCGCCTCCCGACCACACCACCGCATGTGCCGCCTCCGCCCTGTGCCTCCCGCCTCCGCTCGCGCCCTCTGCGGGAGCCCCGTCTCTGCCAGAgactcgtcgccgccgccgccgcggcggctcCACTCGCTTCCTCGCCCACCACC GCGGACACGGAGCGGAGGAAGCACGAACTGCTGCGCGCGGTTCAGGAAACGCGGCGCGGATTCGCGGCGGGGCCCGACCAACGCGCTGCCATCGAGGAGGCCGTC GTGGCCGTGGAGGAGCGCGGTGCCGGGGAGGGGACGCCGCTAGATCTCGCGGCGCTCGATGGCACCTGGAGGCTGTGTTACACATCGGCGTCAGACGTGCTTGTGCTGTTCGAGGCGGCCGAGAGGCTTCCACCCCTGCAG GAGCAAGAAGGTGCAACACTGATGGTCTCTGCGAAGTTTGTTGTCCTGTCTAAACGCAATATCTTTCTTCAATTTGAGGAG GCCGCTGTTGAAAATATCAAGATTAGCGAGCAACTGCAGGCACTAATAGCTCCTGCTATACTTCCTCGGTCATTCTTGAGCCTTCAG ATATTGCAGTTCCTTAAAACCTTTCGAGCTCAAGTTCCTGTCAGTGGTCCTGAAAG ACGATCACCTGGAGGATTATATTATCTTTCTTACCTTGACCGTGATATGCTCCTGGGTCGTTCAGTTGGTGGTGGGGGAGTATTTGTTTTCACAAAGGCACAACCTCTTACATAA
- the LOC136535648 gene encoding probable plastid-lipid-associated protein 10, chloroplastic isoform X1, producing the protein MALAAPSSLRRLPTTPPHVPPPPCASRLRSRPLREPRLCQRLVAAAAAAAPLASSPTTADTERRKHELLRAVQETRRGFAAGPDQRAAIEEAVVAVEERGAGEGTPLDLAALDGTWRLCYTSASDVLVLFEAAERLPPLQVGQIYQKFECKDRSDGGIVRNVVRWSIENLLEEQEGATLMVSAKFVVLSKRNIFLQFEEAAVENIKISEQLQALIAPAILPRSFLSLQILQFLKTFRAQVPVSGPERRSPGGLYYLSYLDRDMLLGRSVGGGGVFVFTKAQPLT; encoded by the exons ATGGCGCTCGCCGCCCCTTCATCCCTCCGCCGCCTCCCGACCACACCACCGCATGTGCCGCCTCCGCCCTGTGCCTCCCGCCTCCGCTCGCGCCCTCTGCGGGAGCCCCGTCTCTGCCAGAgactcgtcgccgccgccgccgcggcggctcCACTCGCTTCCTCGCCCACCACC GCGGACACGGAGCGGAGGAAGCACGAACTGCTGCGCGCGGTTCAGGAAACGCGGCGCGGATTCGCGGCGGGGCCCGACCAACGCGCTGCCATCGAGGAGGCCGTC GTGGCCGTGGAGGAGCGCGGTGCCGGGGAGGGGACGCCGCTAGATCTCGCGGCGCTCGATGGCACCTGGAGGCTGTGTTACACATCGGCGTCAGACGTGCTTGTGCTGTTCGAGGCGGCCGAGAGGCTTCCACCCCTGCAG GTGGGGCAAATATACCAGAAATTTGAGTGCAAAGATCGATCAGATGGTGGAATTGTGAGGAACGTTGTAAGGTGGAGCATCGAGAACTTGCTGGAG GAGCAAGAAGGTGCAACACTGATGGTCTCTGCGAAGTTTGTTGTCCTGTCTAAACGCAATATCTTTCTTCAATTTGAGGAG GCCGCTGTTGAAAATATCAAGATTAGCGAGCAACTGCAGGCACTAATAGCTCCTGCTATACTTCCTCGGTCATTCTTGAGCCTTCAG ATATTGCAGTTCCTTAAAACCTTTCGAGCTCAAGTTCCTGTCAGTGGTCCTGAAAG ACGATCACCTGGAGGATTATATTATCTTTCTTACCTTGACCGTGATATGCTCCTGGGTCGTTCAGTTGGTGGTGGGGGAGTATTTGTTTTCACAAAGGCACAACCTCTTACATAA